A stretch of DNA from Gymnodinialimonas sp. 57CJ19:
GCAATCTCCAGCTTCTCATCATGGCTCATGGTGGCACCGGGCGATTGCTCGCCGTCGCGCAGGGTGGTGTCAAAAATCAGGACGCGGTTTTCGTTGGTCATATCGGTTTCCTTAGCATGTGTGGTGGTGTCTCCGGCGCGGTTTCCCCTCTGAGCGGTCGCGCCAACAGGCACGCTCAGAGGCGGCTAAGGAGGAGGAGACCAAGCAGCGCAGACGGCAGCGAGGCCGTCGGAACAATGATATGCGGGCAAGTGGTCATGGGCGCAGACAATACTGATCCCGCGCCGCTTGAAAACCCTAAAATTGACCGCGCGACGTTTGACCCGGTGCGACCGCCCGCTAGTTTTGGAAATATGATGAAAGCTCTGGTTATAGGTGCCTCCGGCGGGATCGGGCGGGCGATGGTAGATGAAATGCGCGCGCGCGGCGGTGATGTAACGGCCCTGTCGCGGCGCGGTGACGGCTTGGACGTGAGCGATGCGCAAAGCGTGGACCGTGTGCTCGGCGGGCTGGAGGGGCCGTTTCAAACGGTCTTTGTGGCCACCGGTATTCTTGCGCCGGAGGGGGCCACGCCCGAGAAGCAGCTAGGCGCCATCGACGCAGACACCATGGCCCGTGTCTTTGCGGTGAACACGATCGGCACCGCCAATATCCTGCGGCACTTGCCCCGCCTTTTGCCTCGAAAAGGGCGCTCGGTCACGGCGATCCTGACGGCGCGGGTCGGCTCGATCACTGATAACAGGATCGGCGGGTGGCATAGCTACCGCGCCTCCAAGGCGGCGGCCAATATGCTGATCCGAGGCGCAGCGATTGAACTGGCGCGCACCCACAAGGACGCCATCGTCACCGCCATGCACCCCGGCACGGTCGCCACGCCCTTCACGGCGGATTATGCGGCGACCCACAAGACCACTCCTGCTGACGCGACGGCTGCCATGCTCTGCGATGTGATGGAAGGGGCGACGCGAACGGGCGTGTTTGTGGATTACTCGGGCACCGAGATCCCTTGGTGAAAGGGCTGCACCTCCGACATTCCTGAGACCGCGCTTCCTGTGATAGGCTGAGTTCAAGCAAGCGGAGGGCGCAAGCAAATGGCTGAGAACAAGACAAAAGCCACGGCTGCGGATGTTGGCAGCTTCATCGACGCGGTCGAACATCCCACCCGCCGCGCCGATGCCCAAGCTCTCGACGCGTTGTTTCGCCGGGTGACCGGGTTCGAGCCGCGCATGTGGGGACCTACGATCATTGGCTATGGCCGCTACGATTACACTTATAAATCTGGTCGGTCCGGTTCTTCTCTGGCGACGGGGTTCAGCCCGCGCAAGGCGAACCTGTCGATCTATATCATGCCCGGTTATGCGGATTTCGGGGACATGCTGGCGCGGTTGGGCAAGCACAAGAAGGGCGCGTCGTGCCTGTATGTGAACAAGCTGGCGGACATTGATCTGAGCGTGCTGGAAGAGATCATCCGGGCGGGATTGCGTGATTTGGACGGTATCTGGCCCGTGAAACCTGAGTAAGAGGCGCAGGTGCGGTCCGGCGCGATGCTTCCGCAAAGTATTCGGCTACAGGCCCACCACAGCGATACTGGCATCGGGCGCAGGCGGCGCGGCAGCCGGCAGGGGTCGCGGAAGGATGCGCCCCGGTAACGCGATCCGAAACCGCGCCCCGGACATGTTTTCGGCCCCATCGGTTTTCAAAACCTCGAAAGCGCCACCGCGACTGGTCACGAGCTTGGCAATTCCGCGCAGCCCAAAGCCGTGGGCACCGCTTCGCTCCTCTCCTTTCTGGGTGAGGTCTTGCAACGTCGTCCCTTCGGGCAGACCTGGCCCGTCGTCGGCGACGTCCATGTGAACGAATCCCCGTGGCGCGTCATCGGACAGGGCCACGGTGATGTGGTGGTCGCAGAAACGGGCCGCGTTAGTCATCAGGTTGCGCACCGCCATTTGGACCAACACTTCGTCACATTCCACGTGGGCCTTCGGTGTTTCGATGGCCAAGGCCTTTTCTGGATCCACCATTGCGGCAATATCGACGCAAAGGCGGCCTAGATCGACGGCACTATGGGGCGGTGTTTCCCGCTCCAACGCGTGGGCGCGTTCCAGTGTCGCGGTGATCTGCGTCAAGGCTTCGTCCACCGTGTCGAAGGCCATGCGCAGAAGCTCGGACTTGCCATCGGCGTCGTCCTCGACATCTTCCAGCACCAGTTCAATCAAGCTCGACACGGTCGCCAGAGGGCTGCGGGCGTCATGGGCCGCCATCGTGGTGAACAAGCGCAATTCATCGAAGCGTTCGGCCATGTCTGCCAATGCCTCGGCGGCGGCAAATTCTCTTTCCTTGGCCCCGGTGATTGAGGCGGTCACGCTCAGGACGACCTTTCCGCCAAAGCCAGAGGGTTTGGACAGGGTCGTTTGCCACCAAGTCTCTTTCCCGTCCAACATGGTGCATTCTTCGTAGGAAGTCGGCTCATGTCCGGCCAGACACTGGCGAATATTCGACTCGAACCGGTCGACCATGCGGCGCGGGAACTTGCCCAATGAAGCTTCGCCTACCAATTCTGTTAAGGGGATACCGGCGACACGGCTTAACGCGGCGTTGGCATGGACAAATTCCAAACGGTCACCAGGACGTAGCGCAATGACGCACATCGGCACATCAATGCCATCTACCCACGCGATAAGCCGCTCCATCGCGTCGATAGTGTCAAAAGTCTCTTGCTTAGCCATCTGGGGGCCTTTCGCGCCTTGGTCCCAGGCTAGGGGTGCCAGAAATAAATTAACAAATGGTTGCGAGTTGACCCGCCGTGCCGCCGTGGGTGAAAATTATTCCCACCAGCGATCGACCGAGGCGATATCGGCGTCGGACCAGCCGAAGTGATGGGCAAATTCGTGCACCAGCACATGGGTCACAAGTTCGGCCAAGGTGACGTTCCCTCGGTCTACCCATTCGTCCAGAATGGCGCGGCGGAACAGCCAGATCGTATCGGGCCCTTCGGGCATATCCAGCACCGATTTCTGGGTCATCGGGATACCATCATATAGCCCGGTCAGCTCGTACGGGTCTTCCATGCCCAGATCGGTCAGCATCTGCACATCGGCCACGTCTTCGACGACAATCATCACGTCTCGGGCAGGTCCGGCCCAGGGCGGCCCCAAGGCATCGCGGGCGGCATGGGCCAGCGCTTCAATCGTCGCAAGGTCGGGGGCGGTAAGATCGGCACTCATCCCCCCGATATGGACAAATCTGGGCACACATGAAAGAGGAAGGCCCGCATTCCTGCCCGCATTTGCCTGAAAGGCTGGTCCCATGTCCGTCGTCACTCGGTTCGCCCCGTCCCCCACCGGTTTCCTGCATGTGGGAAACCTGCGCACAGCGCTGTTCAATTTCCTGATCGCGCGCAAAGCTGGTGGTGAGTTCATTCTGCGCCTCGATGATACGGACCCGGAACGCTCCACTCAGGAATTTGCCGACGGTATTCAAGAGGATCTGGAATGGCTGGGCCTGACGTGGGACCGGATCGAAAAGCAGTCGAACCGCTTTGATCGCTATGCCGCAGCGGCCGATGAGCTGCGCGAGAAGGGGCGGTTCTACGAGGCATGGGAAACGCCAACAGAACTGGACCTGAAGCGCAAGAAGCAACTAAATATGCATCTGCCTCCGGTCTATGACCGCGCGGCGTTGGCCTTGTCTGATGACGAAAAGGCCGATCTACGGGCGGAGCGGGGCCAGGGTGTCTGGCGCTTCAAGCTGGATCAAGAGCGGATTGAATGGCACGATGGCATTCTGGGTGACCTGTCGATTGATGCCGCCTCGGTGTCTGATCCGGTGCTGATCCGGGCCGACGGGCAGGTGCTATATACCATCGCTTCGGTGGTGGATGACACGGATATGGGCGTGACCCATGTGGTGCGCGGCTCGGACCATGTGACCAACACGGCGACGCAAATCCAGATCATGGAGGCGCTTGGCAAGACAGCGCCCGCTTTCGCCCACCATTCCCTGCTGACCGGCCCTCAGGGAGAGGCGCTGTCCAAGCGCCTTGGCACCTTGGCGCTGCGTGATCTGCGTGAAGCGGGGGTGGAGCCGATGGCGCTGCTGTCGCATATGGCGCGGATCGGTTCTTCCCAGCCGATTGAGCTGGCGGCGTCGGTGGATGATTTGGCGGAAGGGTTCGATTTGAACCACTTCGGCTCGGCCCCCACCAAGTTTGATGTGGAAGACCTCTGGCCGCTGACCGCCAGCGTGCTGCACGAAACCCCGTTTGAGGACGTGGCCGATGAAGTCGCGGCCCTTGGGGTGCCCGCAGATATCGCGCCTGCGTTCTGGGACGTGGCCCGTGCCAACATCGGCAAACGCTCCGAGACCGCCGACTGGTGGGCGCTGTTCCGTGATGGTGCCACGCCGCTGGTCGATGACGAAGACAAGGCGTTCATCGCTGAAGCCTTCGCGATGCTGCCGGACCTGCCCTATGACGACACGACCTGGGGCAACTGGACCTCTGCCGTGAAGGAGGCCACAGGCCGCAAGGGCAAAAACCTGTTCATGCCCCTGCGCAAGGCGGTGACAGGGCGCGAGAAAGGGCCAGAGATGGCGGGGGTCATGCGCCTGATGCAGGTGAAGCCGTCCCTTTGATCCAATGCGCTGATCCGGCGTTGTGACCGCCAGACCCCAGATGTTTCGCCGCGTGCTCGGCCTGCGGCCTGCGCGCACGAGCGACCAAGCGCCCTCGGCCAAGGCCGAGGGCGCGGTGGCGCAATAAGCAAAACGTGAAATGCGGGAAAACCGGGGGATTTTTTTATCGCGCAAATGTCCTAGGATCGAAGTCATTAAACCCCTTCGGAGATTTCTTTCATGACACGTATTTTTCTTCTGATTGCCGCTACCGCATTGGTTTCGCCCACTCTCTCTGCTGCCCAGCAGGCTATCGAGGCCGGCCCGATCTGGAACCAGGGCCATGCCGACCAGGTCTGTCCTGCCGTCGCCGCCTCTCATGGGGGGACCTGGACGGGCCATTGGTGGACAACGGTGGCGGGGCAGATGTCGGTTTGTCAGGTTAGCACGGCCGCGCCCACCCGCGCGGTCGAAGCAGGGCCAATCTGGAACCAAGGCCATGCCGACCAGGTCTGCCCCGCGGTCGCGGCCTCCCATGGGGGGACCTGGACGGGCCAGTGGTGGACCACCGTCGCCTCGGAGATGTCGGTCTGTGAAATCCGCTAAAGCGGGCGCACCGCAAATTTGAGTGGCACGGGGGCGGCCCCCGTGGCACGAAAGGCCTATGGCAAACTCGCAAGCGGTCTTCCTGGAAGGCAACCTCTTCAAGCATATCTCCATCATGTCCCTGACATCTTCGGTGGGCTTGATGGCCGTTTTCCTTGTCGATTTCGTCGATATGATCTTCATCTCGATGCTGGGGAAAGAGGAACTGGCCGCCGCCATCGGCTATGCGGGGGCGATCTTGTTTTTCACCTCGTCATTCGGGATAGGCATGGCGATTGCCGCGGGCGCTTTGGTGGCGCGGGCCTTGGGGGCAGGCGATGGGGCGCTGGCGCGGCGACGGGCCGGGACCACCCTGCTGATCGGGTTTCTCTTCGGCAGTGCCTTTGCGGCGACTGTCTGGCTAAACCTGTCGTTTCTGGTGACGCTGCTCGGGGCCAGTGACGAGACCCATGATCTGGCGGTCAGTTACCTGCAAATCATTCTGCCATCCCTGCCTTTGCTGCTTCTGGGCATGGTGGGGGGGCGCGATCCTGCGGGCGCACGGAGATGCACGCCGGGCGATGATCGCGACGATTGTCGGCGGCGTGGTGAATGCCGTGCTCGACCCGATCCTGATCTTCGGCCTTGATCTGGAACTGACCGGCGCGGCCATCGCCTCGGTCTGTGCGCGGGTGTCGATTGCGGTCGTGTCTCTGATCCCCATCTTTCGCCACCACGGCGGCTTGGCGCGGCCCACGCTGCCTGACCTGCGGCTGGATTTCGCACCCATCGTGGCGCTGGCCGCTCCGGCGGTCCTGACGCAATTGGCAACGCCCGTGGGACAAGCCTTCGTGACCCGCTCCATGGCCGCTTTCGGGGAAGAGGCCGTCGCGGGCATGGCCATCATCGGCCGTCTGACGCCCGTGGCCTTCGGCGTGCTCTTTGCGCTGTCGGGGGCTGTGGGGCCGATCATTGGCCAGAACTTCGGCGCCGGGAAGCAGGACCGCGTGACCCGTGCGTACCGCGACGCCATGCTGTTCACCGCCCTTGTGGTGGTTTTCGTCAGCGCGGTGCTTTTCGGGCTCCGAGAACCCATCGCCGCGCTTTTCACAGCCACCGGAGAGGCGCGTGACCTGCTGTTCCTGTTCTGCGGGCCCCTGGCGCTGCT
This window harbors:
- a CDS encoding SDR family NAD(P)-dependent oxidoreductase → MMKALVIGASGGIGRAMVDEMRARGGDVTALSRRGDGLDVSDAQSVDRVLGGLEGPFQTVFVATGILAPEGATPEKQLGAIDADTMARVFAVNTIGTANILRHLPRLLPRKGRSVTAILTARVGSITDNRIGGWHSYRASKAAANMLIRGAAIELARTHKDAIVTAMHPGTVATPFTADYAATHKTTPADATAAMLCDVMEGATRTGVFVDYSGTEIPW
- a CDS encoding DUF1801 domain-containing protein; translated protein: MAENKTKATAADVGSFIDAVEHPTRRADAQALDALFRRVTGFEPRMWGPTIIGYGRYDYTYKSGRSGSSLATGFSPRKANLSIYIMPGYADFGDMLARLGKHKKGASCLYVNKLADIDLSVLEEIIRAGLRDLDGIWPVKPE
- a CDS encoding ATP-binding protein; amino-acid sequence: MAKQETFDTIDAMERLIAWVDGIDVPMCVIALRPGDRLEFVHANAALSRVAGIPLTELVGEASLGKFPRRMVDRFESNIRQCLAGHEPTSYEECTMLDGKETWWQTTLSKPSGFGGKVVLSVTASITGAKEREFAAAEALADMAERFDELRLFTTMAAHDARSPLATVSSLIELVLEDVEDDADGKSELLRMAFDTVDEALTQITATLERAHALERETPPHSAVDLGRLCVDIAAMVDPEKALAIETPKAHVECDEVLVQMAVRNLMTNAARFCDHHITVALSDDAPRGFVHMDVADDGPGLPEGTTLQDLTQKGEERSGAHGFGLRGIAKLVTSRGGAFEVLKTDGAENMSGARFRIALPGRILPRPLPAAAPPAPDASIAVVGL
- a CDS encoding metallopeptidase family protein, which encodes MSADLTAPDLATIEALAHAARDALGPPWAGPARDVMIVVEDVADVQMLTDLGMEDPYELTGLYDGIPMTQKSVLDMPEGPDTIWLFRRAILDEWVDRGNVTLAELVTHVLVHEFAHHFGWSDADIASVDRWWE
- the gltX gene encoding glutamate--tRNA ligase, translating into MSVVTRFAPSPTGFLHVGNLRTALFNFLIARKAGGEFILRLDDTDPERSTQEFADGIQEDLEWLGLTWDRIEKQSNRFDRYAAAADELREKGRFYEAWETPTELDLKRKKQLNMHLPPVYDRAALALSDDEKADLRAERGQGVWRFKLDQERIEWHDGILGDLSIDAASVSDPVLIRADGQVLYTIASVVDDTDMGVTHVVRGSDHVTNTATQIQIMEALGKTAPAFAHHSLLTGPQGEALSKRLGTLALRDLREAGVEPMALLSHMARIGSSQPIELAASVDDLAEGFDLNHFGSAPTKFDVEDLWPLTASVLHETPFEDVADEVAALGVPADIAPAFWDVARANIGKRSETADWWALFRDGATPLVDDEDKAFIAEAFAMLPDLPYDDTTWGNWTSAVKEATGRKGKNLFMPLRKAVTGREKGPEMAGVMRLMQVKPSL
- a CDS encoding mannan-binding lectin, translated to MTRIFLLIAATALVSPTLSAAQQAIEAGPIWNQGHADQVCPAVAASHGGTWTGHWWTTVAGQMSVCQVSTAAPTRAVEAGPIWNQGHADQVCPAVAASHGGTWTGQWWTTVASEMSVCEIR